The window GTATTCCTCCCTTCGATTACACTATTGACATCACCGCTTGTATATATGAGTGAGATTTATGCTACATTGAGGTATGTATCCTGCTAGAGGTTTTATGTTAATCTTTTCCCTGCATCAGGAGAGGgattcattaataaattttcaattttaaataggTATTACAAGATTTCCCTTCTGTACAACTGCCGCTGGAGTGGTTGGTCCAGTTGGTTCCTCCATTAAAAACAAGGGCTTTCTCCatttcatcttctccttcaGCCCATCCCAATCAAGTCCACTTAACTGTGAATGTTGTGTCATGGAAAACGCCTTTTAAGAGGAATCGAGCAGGGCTCTGCTCAATGTGGCTGGCCAATCTTGATCCTAATCAGGGTGAGTTAATAACTAGGCAGACATACTCTACAACAATATGTAGATGGAATTATCAATTGTACATATTGCAATGCTAAATGCTGAATCTGACATGGTAGGTGCTTGTATTCCGGCATGGTTTCAGAAAGGTTCACTTCCTCCCCCACCACCATCACTACCTCTCATCCTCGTTGGACCTGGAACTGGATGTGCACCATTTCGTGGTTTTGTCGAGGAAAGAGCCATTCAAAGTCGGTCTATGTGGACTGCTcccatcatttttttcttcggtTGCCGAAATGAGGAAAGTGATTTTCTATACAGAGATTTTTGGTTAGATCAATCACAAAATGATGGGGTTCTCTCTGATGCCAAGGGCGGGGGCCTTTTCGTTGCTTTTTCTAGAGACCAACCTCAGAAGATATATGTGCAACATAAGATACGCGAGCACAGCCAAACGGTCTGGAATTTGTTGAACTTGGGAACTGCTGTCTACGTTGCAGGTTCTTCAACCAAAATGCCCACTGATGTTTGGTCAGCCTTTGAAGACATTGTATCTAAAGAAGGTGCCGTTTCAAAGGAATCTGCTGGTAGGTGGCTTAGGGCACTGGAGAAGGCTGGTAAGTATCATGTTGAAGCTTGGTCTTAAATTTGTGTTGACTCCTCCTCAGACAGACATTGGTGGAGGATAATGAGGCTGACCCCGCCTTGCGTGGAAGAGCTGTTTTGGGGTACTTTGAGTTTTTCGATCTTCAAGCAACAATACACATCCTTCTTCTAATCAGAAAGTCGATTTTTTTCCCGGTGTTACCGGGCTTGCGAGCTCGAAGGAGGATGATCTTCATTTAATTTCTTAGAAACGCTTTACAATATGGTCTCTTGTAATTTGGTGCTCGATATGAAGGGCTTATAGAGATGTTGGAATGATTGTTGTGAAAGGAAAAAGTGGACTCCCGTCGAGATATATTGATTTCCAATATAAGATGTCCATGAGACGTTTGATTTCTCTGCCTTACGCTGACTTCAGAGGAATGTGGATGCCTTGCTTTTCATCCGCTCATCCGGGGACGTTAGCTGGGACTCGGGATGAGTCGAGACGCGATTCAGTTCTCTGCTTCAATTCGACTTGATTCTTCAGAGCTTAAGTACTTGATGAAAATATACTCATATATTAATAATGCAGGTCCGTAAGGGGGAAAAAGGAGCCAATTCATGTCAAGTATTTGATATCAATCAAGTATTAAACTGATGCATTGCAACCATTTTTAGCATGAACCCTGAAAAAGACTAAATTGCAGCTTGTTGAGCAAGTTGATGATCACGGATGGGATCGTAGGATCGCGGCAAAGTAGAAGGTAATTTTAACCTTCACTTTGATTAAAATTCTTTAACTTCATACCCGTAATGTGATTAGAACTTAAAAGTAAATTTCGTGGAAAACTATGCCAAACTCACAGGAACTTCTAAGGTACAATGTCACACCGTAGCCCTACAAATTTGAGCCTTTTAAATGGATATGAGAAAATCTCATACATGATGGTACCTTTgttcattgaaaaatattttatactagtttaaaattatttatttatttatttttataagcaacaCAAACaatcattcttaaaaaataattttcaaattattcattttccacaaaaattatagttacttaatttaaaaatattgcaaataatcaaaataactattttaaaCCAGTAGATAAAGTGATAGATTAAGAATTTTCCGTTTAAAAGTACAAATAAATCTATCTGTTTAATTCCAAATTAAGCCATAAGAGGGAGTAATGcaattttataaatatgtcCATGTCGGAGTTCCCAAAAgaacaaataatttttcttcatgaagAATTTTTGAAGAAAGATTGGAGGTAAACATGCAAATATTACCCGCAGTGAAAACTGCAAATTGACtctaataattaatttcaaattggGCTGGGCTGAGAATACTTTCATCATGAGCCCAATCAGTCCATGAAGTGAGGCCTCAACAAAAAGCCCAATTCCTTTCTTCCCGAACATCATCTTATCCTCCCACCATTATATCACCAAAATCCAgaatctccctctccctctctacATTTGAGACTTCCCTCGCTCAAAGCTTTGATACAGTTTCAATTCCGTCCAAGACAATGCTGACCATGGCCGTAGAACCCAAGGTCAGCGCCGCTCTCGTGCAGCGCCCGCCGTTCCTCTGCTCGGACGTTGTCTCGAAGCCGTCCAGAGCTTCGTTCTTCGCCGCGAGGAAGACCGGGCGTTGTGCTGGACTCAAAGTGGGTCGTTGCGGGTCGAGAGGAATCAGAATCTCGGCGGTATCCGCGGCCGCCGAAGCGGTCGCCGCGGAGGAGACGCCGGCGGCGGACTCTTCCCCGGAAGTCGTGCAGGACAAGGAGGTGGagctttctttgttctttttcttttcttttttaaaaaaactcttTCTTTGTGTTCTAACGATAGTTTTCTGTGTTTGTGGTTATGCCTATGAGAATTGCGACAGAATGTTCATTGTTTGGCCCAGGATGTGATTTGGACTCTTTTTCTTGTTATGCGGCTTAGCTTGTTTGGGGAATGGAGTGATCAGTAGCTGATAAAATTAGAGGAAGCATTAGCTCAATCTCAAGTAGGTAGCTAAGTTCTAATACAATTGTGGATTTCCAAATCGGTTTATGGAAACTGAGGAGGGGAGGATCAGTTGGTTGAAGATCATAGCGTAAAGCGAAGAGCAGCCTGTGGAATCAAATCCTGTACTATAGCAATGGCGTTACACCTGAAAATGTTTTACACTTGTTGCTCTATTTCGCTCCTAAAGAATCAGTTGATGTTATAACATAGTAATGTCCCAGCAGTAATTGACGCATTTGGTAGGGGACAATAAGGAGGGATAAGGAGATTGAACCAAGTGTTTAAAGAGGTTTGGCTGTACATGTGTATATTCTCATTTCCAGCTCTAGGGGCCTCGAACTAAAGCTGAGTTCCACTACTTCAATCAAGCAGTACAGGAGTTGCAATATATTTTCCCCTGCAACAGTAGCAGTTGCTTCTGTAATTCCCCCCTGGATACAAAACCACCTCCCTTTCTGAACACCTCCAGTAAGAACACAACCTGATTTGTGTACAACTCAAGTACAGTGAACCCATTCCTTCTCTATTGACACACTGAGTGGCATTATGCTTTTcttctcataaaaaatttagtcTCAATTTCACAAGTTTTTGATCCCTCAAAATGTAATCAAGAAATACTCTTCAGAAATTCGGAAGTGTATAAATAAGAATAAATGTGATAATCAGGGTATGCTTCTTTGGGTGCTGTCTTGTCTtagcctttttctcttttcctccacTTCAATTTCCAGCCCTTatatgcttcaaatttgaagattttcctTATGATCCACTAGCTGTTGCATCTTATGCTGACTTTCATTAGGATGTGCATTCATGTTTCTAGAATTCTTAGTAGCTTGATTGTCAATCACATAAACAACTCTCCATATATGTGcttcaatcaaattttaaatcacaTCTTCAAGCCAACTAGCCTTTTCTCACATTTAGCGATTCCCTAgcccaaatttttttcaaataactgCAAACAGGATCAGATATGCAGATTACAAGTCCCATAAACCAATGTAATCAATCTCCAATCACCTTGATCCTCTCCTTAATAAAAAGATATCTATCTTTTGTTTGGTCTATCTTTGATCAATGCAATTTCATCAATCAACTATTTGTGTCTCGCATTGAGTTgatccaaattcaaaatttgaaaagttgttGGTTCATTAGAGCACCTCATGCTACTAAGTGACAACACTTCCCACTTCTATTTTTTGTAGCACTTCTTTATGTTTCTATTGTGACCTCCTCATGGAGATTTTGCTTCTGTGGTTTATTGCATTAGTAATTGAAGTTTGTTATCAAGCTCTGTGTTAGAATGTATAATTGAAAGACTTGAGTTAGCGGGAACAGAGACTGCATGTATGTGAGGCACATTATAACTATGTATTGAAGCGGCGTGAGAATATGATCGACACTCCCCTCGCATGTAAGCTGATCCTTTACAGTCACACAGCTCAAGCTCTGTTATTGTGAAATGGGCACGACTCTTATTTTCCGTGAGCTGGTTGTTGTGAATCCAACATGAGGAATGAGTTTGAGAGGGCAGTGCTGGGATTCAACCTCTTGACTTGTGCTCTGATACTATGTAAGAATGCCCAACCCAAAATTTTAAGTCAATAGGTGGAGGAAGACTGTGTGTATAAAAGACGCATTATGTATTTATACAATTTAAAAGTATACTTAACACTCTAAATCTCCCTCATGTTGAAATTCATTATTTTCGCATCTGACCTTCTCTTTGCTTACCAAGGACACACAACTGGGAAATTAGAGACACAATTTGCACCTTTGTGAGCTTGGGGCACTTGTTTGATTTGCTGATATTAGTCTGTTTGCATCTTTAGGTTCTTcggtttttttaaaatgcatccTTGCTTGTTTAACAGGTCTGTTTGTTGGaataatttgtttttatatttatatttttggatgGTCCAGAAGCTTGGAGTGGTTGTAAAGCCAATGGATAAACCCAGACTTGTCTTGAAGTTTATTTGGATGGAGAAGAACATTGGGATTGCACTAGATCAAATGATACCTGGTCACGGCACAATTCCGTTGAGTTCCTACTACTTTTGGCCAAGGAAAGATGCGTGGGAGGAGCTTAAGGTCTTACTCGAAAGCAAACCATGGATTTCACAGAAGCAGATGATTATTCTTCTTAATCAGGCTACTGATATCATTAATTTGTGGCAACAGAGTGGTGGTGATTTATCGTAAGCTGTAGCAGTAGCATACTGGAGTCTGTATTTCTGTGGTCTATTTGATTTTACCGGTTGTTATATCCAAATTAGCCAAGTTTCATCTAATCCGGAACACTTGTAGCTTCTGTTAATGTGTATTCTTCCTGTTGTATCAGCCTATCAGGTTCTGTTTAATTACGTATCTTATTTGAGGTAAAGTTGAGAGTGGAGCATAATGCATTGGGTTCGATACTATACAAAATTCCTGCTGTAATATATTTTCTACCGCAAAGTCCTGGGTGGCTCGATGCATTTTTACCTCTTTGATTGCGGCTGTTTTGCATATGACTTTGCTTTTCTGCAGTCCAGTGATAATGTAACGGGCGTGAAGGAGAAACTTCTTCTGGAGCCCTACACGCGCAGAAATACCTATGCTACAACAATCTGGGTTCCTTTAAGCAAGTAATTCATTTTGCCCAGCTTTACTAGTTTCTGTACAATCAGTAGGGAATGGAACCTGCGTTCTTCACACCATGCGAGAATTAGCTCTGGATGAAAGCTGGTAGGGGTACATACTAATGCAACAGTAGGTAGGGGTAGACGAGTATatgataaatcatcaaaagaataGTTGAACCTAGAAGCGAATACATGATAAATCAACGAAGGATAGCGGAACATGGGGACAGACATCTTTTTATTCCGTGCACTGAACTAGTCCCCGTCCCTGTTTTTGTTTAGATCTGCTTAATAGCTCTATACTTTGATTCCTATTCAGGAAGCATTCATCTGCAACTTCCATTATATTTTGCAGGATTAAGGAACTCATTCATGGGTGATCTAAGCTTTCCATCTCTGCTCCATACCCTACCACCCGCACTTTTTGTTCGATTGATTGTTATT of the Eucalyptus grandis isolate ANBG69807.140 chromosome 10, ASM1654582v1, whole genome shotgun sequence genome contains:
- the LOC104422103 gene encoding NADPH-dependent diflavin oxidoreductase 1 isoform X2 — encoded protein: MLYQMNPKLLPDGPDYVISDKKFLDLPKVQIRYHAADEVNPQYAVGSGVSCTEIEIEKARSMSPARFSGRQTRPDCFLKLVKNHCLTKAGCGKDVRHLEFNFESSAIEYDVGDVLEILPGQDPKAVDAFLECCHLDPESFITIHPTKKDNRVLANGTRASTVPIKLRTFVELAMDISSASPRRYLFEVMSYFATAEHEKERLQYFASAEGRDDLYQYNQKERRTVLEVLQDFPSVQLPLEWLVQLVPPLKTRAFSISSSPSAHPNQVHLTVNVVSWKTPFKRNRAGLCSMWLANLDPNQGACIPAWFQKGSLPPPPPSLPLILVGPGTGCAPFRGFVEERAIQSRSMWTAPIIFFFGCRNEESDFLYRDFWLDQSQNDGVLSDAKGGGLFVAFSRDQPQKIYVQHKIREHSQTVWNLLNLGTAVYVAGSSTKMPTDVWSAFEDIVSKEGAVSKESAGRWLRALEKAGKYHVEAWS
- the LOC104422104 gene encoding 30S ribosomal protein 3, chloroplastic, producing the protein MLTMAVEPKVSAALVQRPPFLCSDVVSKPSRASFFAARKTGRCAGLKVGRCGSRGIRISAVSAAAEAVAAEETPAADSSPEVVQDKEKLGVVVKPMDKPRLVLKFIWMEKNIGIALDQMIPGHGTIPLSSYYFWPRKDAWEELKVLLESKPWISQKQMIILLNQATDIINLWQQSGGDLS